One window of the Triticum dicoccoides isolate Atlit2015 ecotype Zavitan chromosome 3B, WEW_v2.0, whole genome shotgun sequence genome contains the following:
- the LOC119275383 gene encoding putative pentatricopeptide repeat-containing protein At1g17630 has translation MSRFLRATDSRRCHRQRRRLLSVVAGGDQPIRDLPPTTCAIPWNRLLRAHICRSRPDLALVLYRRMRALCPTLPNTYTLPLALRAATSPRIASALHAHALHLGLHAHPDVAGQLLAAYARHGRADEARHVFDAMPSKRTTMSWNTLLSAYSVCCDPDSAMATFWRMAAADEALPDAVTWTTLLSAHARCGKHPVVLELFGDMHRSGCEGNAESVAVALSACPYAGDLSLGKGRAIHGYGVAKGVVRGYLFVTNSLVCMYGKLGKMDDAREVFREARERNTVTWNALITSYAAAGMCDEALDVLVRMEQRGGMVAPNVVSWSAVIGGFASSGDNERALELFRRMQQQWLSPNVVTLATVLSACAELLAVRLGREVHADAIRSMVDRHLPVANGLINMYAKCGRVAYARTVFDSMKSRDLVSWNSMLAGYGMHGLCDDALAVFTDMAEAKVDPDGVTFVAVLSACSHAGRVWEGRRLFDQMMREHKITPSMEHYTCMVDLLGRAGLLKDASELIETMPVGADLCVWGALLNSCRIHGDAAMAEATIAKVLQAGAETTGNHTLITNLYAACGMWDDSKRVRVMTREAGLRKSPGQSWIEVKNKVFAFVAGSVPPSMPRAEEIFRVLDDLYSAMDDERRTMEDDHHIVSV, from the coding sequence ATGAGCCGTTTCCTCCGAGCAACCGATTCTCGTCGATGCCAccggcagcgccgccgcctcctctccgtcGTCGCTGGCGGCGACCAACCGATCCGCGACCTCCCGCCGACCACCTGCGCGATCCCATGGAACCGCCTCCTCCGCGCCCACATCTGCCGCTCCCGTCCAGACCTTGCGCTCGTGCTCTACCGCCGCATGCGCGCGCTCTGCCCCACGCTCCCCAACACCTACACGCTCCCCCTCGCCCTCCGCGCGGCGACCTCCCCACGAATCGCGTCCGCCCTCCACGCACACGCCCTCCACCTTGGCCTGCACGCCCACCCGGACGTCGCCGGCCAGCTCCTCGCCGCCTACGCCAGGCACGGCCGCGCCGACGAGGCCCGCCACGTGTTCGACGCAATGCCGTCGAAGAGGACCACCATGTCCTGGAACACGCTCCTCTCCGCGTACTCGGTCTGCTGCGACCCCGACAGTGCAATGGCCACGTTCTGGCGCATGGCCGCCGCCGACGAGGCGCTCCCCGACGCCGTGACGTGGACGACGCTGCTCTCGGCGCACGCGAGGTGCGGTAAGCATCCGGTGGTTCTTGAACTGTTTGGAGACATGCACCGCAGCGGATGCGAAGGGAACGCCGAGTCTGTGGCCGTGGCGCTCTCGGCGTGCCCTTACGCCGGCGACCTCTCATTGGGGAAAGGGAGGGCTATACATGGCTACGGCGTCGCGAAGGGCGTCGTCCGTGGCTACCTGTTCGTCACCAACTCGCTGGTGTGCATGTACGGCAAGCTGGGGAAGATGGACGACGCCCGGGAGGTTTTCCGGGAAGCCAGGGAGAGGAACACCGTGACATGGAACGCCCTCATCACCAGCTACGCTGCTGCTGGGATGTGCGACGAAGCGTTGGACGTGCTCGTCCGGATGGAGCAGCGTGGCGGCATGGTTGCTCCCAATGTGGTGAGCTGGAGCGCTGTCATCGGCGGCTTCGCGTCGTCCGGGGACAATGAGCGCGCACTGGAGCTGTTCCGGCGGATGCAACAGCAATGGCTTTCGCCAAACGTGGTGACCTTAGCTACTGTTCTCTCAGCCTGCGCCGAGCTGCTGGCGGTGCGGCTGGGTCGGGAGGTCCATGCCGACGCGATCAGATCCATGGTTGACCGGCACTTGCCCGTCGCGAACGGGCTCATCAACATGTACGCCAAGTGCGGGAGAGTCGCCTACGCACGCACGGTGTTCGACAGTATGAAGAGCAGGGACCTGGTCTCCTGGAACTCTATGTTGGCCGGCTATGGGATGCACGGCCTGTGCGACGACGCCCTGGCAGTGTTCACAGACATGGCAGAAGCTAAGGTCGATCCTGACGGTGTCACCTTCGTCGCCGTTCTGTCGGCGTGCAGCCATGCAGGGCGCGTGTGGGAGGGCCGCCGGCTGTTTGATCAGATGATGCGGGAGCACAAGATTACCCCGTCCATGGAGCACTACACGTGCATGGTCGACCTCCTGGGGCGTGCCGGCTTGCTCAAGGACGCGTCTGAGCTCATCGAGACGATGCCGGTGGGAGCCGACCTGTGCGTTTGGGGAGCGCTGCTCAACTCCTGCAGGATCCATGGGGACGCAGCCATGGCCGAAGCCACCATCGCGAAGGTTCTGCAGGCGGGCGCGGAGACCACCGGCAACCACACGCTGATCACGAACCTGTACGCCGCGTGCGGGATGTGGGACGACTCCAAGAGGGTGAGGGTGATGACGAGAGAGGCCGGCTTGAGGAAGAGCCCGGGGCAGAGCTGGATCGAGGTGAAGAACAAGGTGTTCGCCTTCGTGGCCGGCAGTGTGCCCCCGTCAATGCCCAGAGCTGAGGAGATCTTCAGGGTGCTCGACGATTTGTACAGCGCAATGGACGACGAGAGACGTACCATGGAGGACGATCATCACATTGTAAGCGTTTGA
- the LOC119275384 gene encoding uncharacterized protein LOC119275384 isoform X2, with product MRVSHLVLLAISVILSRQVPPQSPQPSLPLAGGGGKKRKHPRRKQEGMDRTAKLGAVEEEKGPTPNTLLLPRLSGPMKQRITKEYRRLFGAFGGIEEFFHQVHEFLNTLVDARDELLQKSENTRRSITIRKAMLSNSRNGRSSHDHLRLCQQVDKLEFEYERLKKDASIYHNLHEQLQLSSCYKLMEESNDEAEKKIREAAFAKGVRDTAFEDLLAVEKKDDAFWRRHGKLRSISDSM from the exons ATGCGGGTTTCCCATCTCGTCCTCCTTGCTATTAGTGTCATCCTGTCCCGTCAGGTCCCACCTCAATCACCCCAACCATCATTGCCACTTGCTGGTGGCGGTGGGAAGAAGAGAAAACacccgaggaggaagcaggagggcaTGGATCGCACAGCTAAGTTGGGGGCTGTTGAGGAGGAAAAGGGGCCAACACCGAACACCTTGCTCCTCCCCCGGTTGAGTGGTCCAATGAAACAAAGGATCACCAAGGAGTATCGTCGGTTGTTTGGGGCTTTTGGTGGTATTGAAGAATTCTTTCACCAG GTCCATGAGTTTCTTAACACTCTTGTAGATGCGAGGGACGAACTACTACAAAA GTCTGAGAACACCCGAAGAAGCATCACAATAAGGAAGGCCATGTTATCTAACAGTCGTAATGGTAGGTCTTCACATGACCACCTTCGCCTATGTCAACAG GTGGATAAGTTGGAATTTGAATATGAAAGACTAAAGAAAGATGCCAGCATTTACCATAATCTTCATGAGCAGCTTCAGCTGTCATCGTGCTACAAACTG ATGGAGGAGAGCAACGATGAAGCGGAGAAGAAAATCCGTGAAGCAGCCTTCGCCAAAGGGGTACGCGATACCGCTTTCGAGGACCTGCTGGCCGTGGAGAAGAAGGATGACGCCTTCTGGCGTCGTCACGGAAAGCTGAGGTCGATCTCGGACAGCATGTAG
- the LOC119275384 gene encoding uncharacterized protein LOC119275384 isoform X1 — translation MDLPLALAALLLLLVLLAAPPAALLIALHLNRRRRLTPPEPAAAALEPSAPAEENEGGEEKRRRRRARRKQQQKQGGDGALSQAAGGGGDDALPPRPRFPLASVAGALQRRITARYDELARASQAQSLTIDQVHEFLNTLVDARDELLQKSENTRRSITIRKAMLSNSRNGRSSHDHLRLCQQVDKLEFEYERLKKDASIYHNLHEQLQLSSCYKLMEESNDEAEKKIREAAFAKGVRDTAFEDLLAVEKKDDAFWRRHGKLRSISDSM, via the exons ATGGACTTGCCGCTAGCCCTCGCAGCTCTACTCCTCCTCCTAGTGCTCCTCGCTGCCCCGCCGGCGGCGCTCCTCATTGCCCTCCACctgaaccgccgccgccgcctaacgCCGCCCGAGCCGGCGGCCGCGGCGCTCGAGCCGAGCGCGCCGGCCGAGGAGAACGAGGGCGGGGAGGAGaagaggcggcggcgcagggcgaggcggaagcagcagcagaagcagggcGGCGACGGGGCCCTCTcgcaggcggcgggcggcggcggggacgacgcGCTGCCGCCGCGGCCGCGGTTCCCGCTCGCCTCGGTGGCCGGCGCGCTGCAGCGGCGGATCACCGCGCGGTACGACGAGCTCGCGCGGGCCAGCCAGGCCCAGTCCCTCACCATTGACCAG GTCCATGAGTTTCTTAACACTCTTGTAGATGCGAGGGACGAACTACTACAAAA GTCTGAGAACACCCGAAGAAGCATCACAATAAGGAAGGCCATGTTATCTAACAGTCGTAATGGTAGGTCTTCACATGACCACCTTCGCCTATGTCAACAG GTGGATAAGTTGGAATTTGAATATGAAAGACTAAAGAAAGATGCCAGCATTTACCATAATCTTCATGAGCAGCTTCAGCTGTCATCGTGCTACAAACTG ATGGAGGAGAGCAACGATGAAGCGGAGAAGAAAATCCGTGAAGCAGCCTTCGCCAAAGGGGTACGCGATACCGCTTTCGAGGACCTGCTGGCCGTGGAGAAGAAGGATGACGCCTTCTGGCGTCGTCACGGAAAGCTGAGGTCGATCTCGGACAGCATGTAG
- the LOC119275386 gene encoding uncharacterized protein LOC119275386, whose amino-acid sequence MHLAADYPHRGGGRLGLGPFAAAVLRTDNRRRAIAGGAVLASALLLVATPRLRHSPALHLFADMRNLLGVPNTLNVLTAYPLLLAGVPGLILCLFGGGCFGISLRWEALGWFLFYVGNVGAAFGSAYYHLKPDDDRLIWDRLPMMMSASSLLSILVIERVDERAGLSCLISLLSLLLVSSACERILDDMRLWVVLNLVPCVAIPAMLFLFPPKYTHSRFWFLATGFYLLARFEGLADRKVYSVNRYFISGHSLEHLCFAMVTLILTVMLSFRNIKIARDS is encoded by the exons ATGCATCTCGCCGCCGACTACCCCCACCGCGGCGGTGGCCGCCTCGGCCTAGGGCCATTCGCGGCAGCCGTGCTCCGCACCGACAACCGTCGCCGTGCGATTGCAGGCGGCGCCGTCCTCGCCTCGGCGCTGCTTCTCGTGGCCACACCACGACTCCGCCACTCGCCGGCGCTCCACCTCTTCGCCGACATGCGCAACCTACTCGGCGTGCCCAACACCCTCAACGTGCTCACCGCCTACCCGCTTCTCCTTGCTGGAGTACCAGGACTTATCCTGTGCCTCTTCGGCGGTGGATGCTTCGGCATAAG CTTAAGGTGGGAAGCCTTGGGATGGTTCCTCTTCTATGTGGGGAATGTAGGGGCAGCATTTGGCTCAGCTTACTATCACCTCAAGCCAGATGATGACCGGTTAATTTGGGACAGGTTGCCG ATGATGATGTCGGCCTCCTCGCTTTTGTCGATATTGGTAATTGAAAGAGTTGATGAGAGGGCTGGGTTATCTTGTTTGATCTCGCTCTTGTCTCTTTTACTGGTGAGCAGTGCGTGTGAAAG GATTCTTGATGATATGCGCCTGTGGGTAGTTTTAAACCTGGTTCCTTGTGTTGCCATTCCTGCAATGCTATTCTTGTTCCCGCCAAAGTATACACACTCAAGATTTTGGTTTCTTGCTACAG GCTTTTACCTTCTGGCAAGATTCGAAGGCCTTGCCGACAGAAAGGTTTACAGTGTGAATAGATATTTCATTAGCGGTCATTCCTTGGAGCACCTTTGCTTCGCCATGGTTACATTGATACTTACTGTGATGCTATCCTTCAGAAATATTAAGATCGCCAG GGACTCGTGA
- the LOC119275385 gene encoding phosphopantothenoylcysteine decarboxylase-like — MATRKQPSQGATPDAAAAQPRRPRVLVAASGSVAAIKFEILCRSLAEWADVRAVATASSLHFIDRESFPSGVALLTDADEWSAWGRIGDEVLHIELRKWADAMLIAPLSANTLAKIAGGQCDNLLTCVVRAWDYSKPIYVAPAMNTFMWDNPFTRRHLDAVAGLGVSLIPPVTKRLACGDYGNGAMAEPTEICRTLRLFFGSQEPL, encoded by the exons ATGGCCACGCGAAAGCAGCCGTCGCAGGGCGCGACGCCGGACGCTGCCGCTGCCCAGCCTCGGAGGCCCCGCGTCCTGGTCGCCGCCTCCGGCAGCGTGGCGGCGATCAAGTTCGAGATCCTCTGCCGGAGCCTCGCCGAGTGGGCCGACGTCCGGGCGGTGGCGACGGCCTCGTCCCTACACTTCATCGACAGGGAGTCGTTCCCAAGCGGCGTCGCCCTCCTCACCGACGCCGACGAGTGGTCCGCCTGGGGGAGGATCGGCGACGAGGTCCTGCACATCGAGCTGCGCAAGTGGGCCGACGCCATGCTCATCGCGCCGCTCTCGGCAAACACCCTGGCCAAG ATCGCCGGCGGGCAGTGCGACAACCTCCTGACGTGCGTGGTGCGCGCGTGGGACTACAGCAAGCCCATCTACGTCGCGCCGGCCATGAACACCTTCATGTGGGACAACCCCTTCACCAGGCGCCACCTCGACGCTGTCGCCGGCCTCGGCGTCTCCCTCATCCCTCCGGTGACCAAGCGGCTCGCCTGCGGGGACTACGGCAACGGCGCCATGGCAGAGCCCACCGAGATCTGCAGGACCCTCAGGCTCTTCTTCGGTTCACAAGAGCCACTCTGA